From a region of the Nothobranchius furzeri strain GRZ-AD chromosome 12, NfurGRZ-RIMD1, whole genome shotgun sequence genome:
- the cdc42ep1b gene encoding cdc42 effector protein 1b, translating to MSLGKLPGIKGLVSGSQGKRRFKSELSVDMISPPLADFRHTMHVGRGGDVFGDTSFLSNYGGVKEPGSPDSASSSKSTGFFTRTFRHVRRTSGPRTRAGSRDLSSPPPDISPIIKNAISLPQLNVDSVNGCLQGALFPNSISSADDSFCAYGVQSGFVTLPRFSRLEREFQDGDSWRRSSLTRSDSLTSFTVDLGPSLMTEVLSLIDNPGSLRVSNHSQAAGEEEEKDEDSSFMETPVQTPTVTSPNPSMCSESLSRNMNGRQSYNQTGTEDGRITRTRDMSSGFSHREEPVMEAERFHKAADVLARHYGGGSFSRGTRTSSKVASPALYRNHKKSYAFSEEEEEEEIKV from the exons ATGAGTCTGGGAAAGCTTCCAGGGATTAAAGGCCTCGTGTCGGGCTCTCAGGGGAAACGGCGCTTCAAGAGCGAGCTCTCCGTGGATATGATCAGCCCGCCGCTGGCTGACTTCCGACACACCATGCACGTCGGACGTGGAGGGGACGTGTTTGGCGACACTTCCTTCCTGAGCAACTATGGGGGTGTCAAGGAACCAGGAAGTCCAGACTCAGCGAGCAGCTCCAAGTCAACCGGTTTCTTCACGCGCACCTTTCGGCACGTGCGGCGGACGTCTGGTCCCAGGACCCGAGCTGGTTCCCGAGACTTGTCATCCCCTCCTCCAGACATCTCACCCATCATTAAAAATGCCATCTCTTTGCCTCAGCTGAACGTAGACTCCGTGAATGGATgcctccagggggcgctgttcccAAACTCCATCAGCTCAGCGGACGATTCCTTCTGCGCCTATG GTGTCCAGTCTGGATTTGTCACCCTGCCTCGATTCTCCAGACTTGAGAGAGAGTTCCAAGATGGAGACAGCTGGAGAAGGTCTTCTCTGACTCGCTCAGATTCCCTCACTTCATTCACCGTCGACCTCGGCCCGTCTCTCATGACCGAAGTGTTGAGCTTGATTGACAACCCCGGCTCCCTTCGAGTGTCCAACCACAGCCAGGCTGCAGGTGAGGAAGAGGAAAAAGATGAAGACAGCTCATTCATGGAGACACCTGTGCAGACCCCTACCGTGACTTCACCCAACCCTTCCATGTGCAGCGAGTCACTCAGTCGCAACATGAATGGAAGACAGAGTTATAATCAGACAGGGACAGAGGACGGGAGGATTACGAGGACACGGGACATGTCTTCTGGGTTTTCTCACAGAGAGGAGCCAGTAATGGAGGCAGAGCGGTTCCATAAAGCAGCTGATGTTCTGGCTCGTCACTACGGTGGAGGCTCCTTCTCAAGAGGAACGAGGACGAGCAGCAAAGTGGCATCGCCGGCTCTTTACAGGAATCACAAAAAATCATACGCCTTctccgaggaggaggaggaggaggagatcaaAGTTTAG